One genomic region from uncultured Cohaesibacter sp. encodes:
- a CDS encoding terminase codes for MQDYEAKLKSPKWRLNNLYWIEDKEGNVVLFKMNRAQEQLLSELDFLNIILKARQLGFSTFIDILILDQCLWNSNTSAGIIADTLDNAKGLLSAKIKFPYSRLDEAIKERKPLVKSNETEVEWENGSSVKVGASLRSGTYQLLHISEYGKICAKSPDKAKEVKSGALNTLAPGCLGFIESTAEGQEGDFYEKTQAARAIVESGRKPNPLEWKFHFFAWWMDDRYETDPEGVVITKEMADYFDKKEKEGVPPLSDRKKAWYVLKEKEQGEDMKKEYPSTPDEAFEAAIEGAYFAKQLTTLRKLKRIGSVPFDPALPVNTFWDLGMDDSMTIWLHQFDGSIHRFIGYYENSGEGMSHYINWLRDWRDTRGAVWGQHFGPHDLNVRELMAEGKTRQEVAQGLGIKFEVVPRVADKRDGIEASRQILPLCAFDEEECSTGIKHLTNYRQDFDEKNGVWKSQPRHDEASHGADAFQTFSTGWKKPVTRKKLKARPMKGIV; via the coding sequence TTGCAGGACTACGAGGCGAAACTGAAGAGCCCGAAATGGAGGCTGAACAACCTCTATTGGATCGAGGATAAGGAAGGCAATGTTGTCCTGTTCAAGATGAACAGGGCGCAAGAGCAGCTTCTCTCTGAGCTTGATTTTCTGAATATCATCCTGAAGGCGCGGCAGCTCGGCTTCTCGACCTTCATTGACATTCTGATCCTTGATCAATGCCTTTGGAACTCGAACACCAGTGCGGGGATTATTGCTGACACGCTGGATAATGCCAAAGGGCTTTTATCCGCGAAGATCAAATTTCCTTACAGTCGGTTGGATGAGGCGATCAAAGAGCGCAAGCCTCTGGTCAAGAGTAACGAGACAGAGGTTGAGTGGGAGAACGGATCAAGCGTCAAGGTGGGCGCTTCGCTTCGCTCTGGTACCTACCAGCTTCTGCATATCTCGGAATATGGAAAGATCTGCGCCAAGAGCCCGGACAAGGCCAAGGAGGTTAAATCCGGTGCGTTGAACACGCTGGCGCCGGGCTGTCTCGGGTTTATCGAGAGCACGGCAGAAGGGCAGGAGGGTGACTTTTACGAGAAGACGCAAGCCGCCCGCGCCATTGTGGAGAGCGGCAGAAAGCCGAACCCGCTTGAATGGAAGTTCCATTTCTTTGCCTGGTGGATGGATGACCGGTATGAGACCGACCCTGAAGGCGTCGTCATCACCAAGGAGATGGCAGACTATTTTGACAAGAAGGAAAAGGAAGGCGTTCCGCCTCTCTCCGATCGCAAGAAGGCCTGGTATGTGCTGAAGGAGAAAGAGCAGGGCGAAGACATGAAGAAGGAATATCCTTCGACGCCTGATGAAGCCTTTGAGGCTGCGATCGAGGGAGCTTACTTCGCCAAGCAGCTGACGACCTTGCGCAAGCTGAAGCGCATTGGCTCGGTGCCGTTTGATCCTGCCTTGCCGGTGAATACGTTCTGGGATCTGGGCATGGATGATTCCATGACCATTTGGCTGCATCAGTTTGATGGCTCGATCCATCGCTTCATTGGCTATTACGAGAATAGCGGTGAAGGGATGAGCCACTACATCAACTGGCTTAGGGACTGGCGCGATACGCGCGGCGCAGTTTGGGGTCAGCATTTCGGGCCGCATGATCTGAATGTGCGCGAGCTGATGGCAGAAGGTAAGACGCGGCAGGAAGTGGCTCAAGGTTTGGGTATCAAGTTTGAAGTGGTGCCAAGGGTTGCTGACAAGCGCGACGGTATCGAGGCCAGTCGCCAGATATTGCCGCTTTGTGCTTTTGATGAGGAAGAGTGTTCGACCGGCATCAAGCATCTGACCAACTATCGCCAAGATTTTGACGAAAAGAACGGGGTTTGGAAGAGCCAGCCGCGCCACGATGAGGCATCGCACGGCGCAGATGCTTTCCAGACCTTTTCGACTGGATGGAAGAAGCCGGTCACGCGCAAGAAACTGAAGGCCAGACCGATGAAGGGAATTGTCTAA
- a CDS encoding terminase small subunit produces the protein MAAPQGNSYWTLRSSSGRKPIFETPQKLWKACVKYFQWCEDHPLQQEEIVKYKDSFERIEVSKMRAMTKRGLCLHLGIDQQTFENYKERGEDFLGIVTRVEDIIFEQKFTGAAADLLNSSIISRELGLIDKTEQKHGVSDDLKEMFDRIDGASKGLAGLRGETEEPEMEAEQPLLDRG, from the coding sequence GTGGCCGCACCGCAGGGAAATAGCTATTGGACTTTGCGCAGCAGCAGCGGGCGCAAACCGATTTTTGAAACACCGCAGAAGCTCTGGAAAGCATGCGTCAAATATTTTCAGTGGTGTGAAGACCATCCTTTGCAGCAAGAGGAAATCGTCAAATACAAAGACAGTTTCGAGCGGATCGAGGTCAGCAAAATGCGCGCAATGACGAAGCGCGGCCTTTGTCTGCACCTTGGGATCGATCAGCAAACCTTTGAAAATTACAAGGAGCGGGGCGAAGATTTTCTCGGAATCGTCACGCGCGTGGAAGACATCATATTCGAACAGAAGTTCACTGGTGCTGCTGCTGATCTGCTTAATTCCAGCATTATTTCGCGGGAATTGGGGCTCATCGACAAGACCGAGCAGAAGCACGGCGTGAGCGATGATCTCAAAGAGATGTTTGACAGAATAGACGGAGCATCGAAGGGGCTTGCAGGACTACGAGGCGAAACTGAAGAGCCCGAAATGGAGGCTGAACAACCTCTATTGGATCGAGGATAA
- a CDS encoding transcription termination/antitermination NusG family protein produces the protein MRLIQNKQADDASNAPPGYSGRGKSPPDKTNRTGSPKTIEAEGLGIMTEETKLISVKLDLLKEIEGQGLVKQSRLFHEVKSRYMSKIGEFATHDETLVWFVGRCDADKTLEGQVFLHERGFPTYVPLEVKRKDVNGFRRKQRAGKKHMTRLATPFMPGTVLFAMPREKPRWHDLYSAPRTIWDVYGFAGIPCFISAARMRKFIDDNNSTFKPIKISDLQKFAVGDRAQIVDGVYDGFVVDITKLDKKHAWVDFEIFGRSVEARVDIDKIERVS, from the coding sequence ATGAGGCTGATACAAAACAAGCAGGCTGACGACGCAAGCAACGCGCCGCCAGGCTATTCGGGAAGAGGCAAAAGCCCGCCCGACAAGACCAACAGAACCGGCTCACCCAAGACCATCGAAGCAGAAGGCTTGGGAATAATGACAGAAGAAACAAAATTGATCAGCGTGAAGCTGGATCTCTTGAAAGAGATTGAAGGGCAAGGGCTTGTCAAGCAGTCCCGTTTGTTTCACGAGGTGAAATCGCGATATATGAGCAAGATTGGAGAGTTCGCCACGCATGATGAAACTCTGGTCTGGTTCGTTGGCCGCTGTGATGCAGACAAAACGCTTGAAGGTCAGGTGTTTTTGCACGAACGCGGGTTTCCGACATATGTCCCACTGGAAGTGAAGCGCAAGGATGTGAACGGCTTCAGGCGCAAGCAGAGGGCTGGAAAAAAGCATATGACCAGGCTGGCAACCCCATTCATGCCAGGAACGGTTCTTTTTGCCATGCCGAGGGAGAAACCGCGCTGGCATGATCTCTATTCTGCCCCTCGGACGATTTGGGATGTGTATGGCTTTGCCGGTATCCCTTGTTTTATTTCGGCGGCAAGAATGAGAAAATTCATTGACGATAACAACTCCACCTTCAAACCGATCAAGATCTCAGATCTGCAGAAATTTGCAGTAGGAGATAGGGCTCAGATCGTTGATGGCGTTTATGATGGCTTTGTCGTTGATATCACCAAGCTTGATAAGAAGCATGCATGGGTTGATTTCGAGATCTTTGGACGCAGTGTTGAGGCTCGTGTTGATATTGACAAGATCGAGAGAGTGAGTTAG
- a CDS encoding helix-turn-helix domain-containing protein translates to MSIQDVGWVLDQDIQNPGAKLVLVCIANHIHSRMDYAFPSIDNIALEASMSRRSVQRHIKWLEDQEYLVIERSFDGNSRQTSNRYRLNLDRCETQNGGDKLAPSPEQEENEILGGGCQIDTEEGDTGDTLGGDNVVTPLIGKITGINNSPLPPEAGGGAALADGDWEKLSEGWLLALGDSFERARRPWVRLSMADQGLALKHARAFQQDKPKAHLTTYIRQKRWQSYEQAALKKQAAQFVFIEKGSPEWFAWCNHKRSAIFSSYNVEHRKEGCFQRSRWPPGYEADTKQAG, encoded by the coding sequence ATGAGCATACAAGACGTAGGTTGGGTGCTTGACCAGGATATTCAAAACCCCGGCGCAAAGCTGGTGTTGGTGTGCATTGCCAACCACATTCACAGCAGGATGGACTATGCCTTTCCGTCAATCGATAATATCGCACTTGAGGCGAGTATGTCGCGGCGGTCTGTGCAGCGCCATATCAAGTGGCTTGAGGATCAAGAGTATCTTGTTATCGAGCGATCATTTGATGGAAATAGTCGCCAAACATCTAACCGATACCGCCTCAATTTGGATCGCTGTGAAACACAAAATGGGGGTGACAAATTGGCACCCTCCCCAGAACAGGAAGAGAACGAGATACTGGGGGGAGGGTGTCAGATTGACACGGAGGAGGGTGACACAGGTGACACCCTCGGGGGTGACAACGTTGTCACCCCTTTAATAGGAAAAATAACCGGAATAAATAATTCCCCCCTACCCCCCGAGGCGGGGGGAGGCGCTGCGCTGGCAGATGGAGATTGGGAAAAGCTTAGTGAAGGGTGGTTGCTGGCTTTGGGCGATAGCTTTGAACGAGCTAGGCGACCATGGGTACGGTTGAGCATGGCAGATCAGGGATTGGCGCTGAAGCACGCCAGAGCCTTCCAGCAAGACAAGCCCAAGGCCCATTTGACGACCTACATCCGCCAGAAGCGCTGGCAGAGCTACGAGCAGGCTGCGCTGAAGAAACAGGCGGCGCAATTTGTGTTCATCGAGAAGGGGTCGCCGGAGTGGTTCGCCTGGTGCAATCACAAGCGATCGGCGATTTTCTCAAGCTACAACGTTGAGCACAGGAAAGAAGGCTGTTTTCAGCGCTCCCGCTGGCCTCCGGGCTATGAGGCTGATACAAAACAAGCAGGCTGA
- a CDS encoding thermonuclease family protein, whose protein sequence is MNRFALSLACVLFASSAAAMPVCGSGKRITCVVDGDTFWLGGVKYRLKGVDAPETHGKCRNERRLAKKATKALSGFLGRGEAHLTTYGRGYYGRVLVTVSIGGVDAGEWLIQNRLARRWPDGEKWWCP, encoded by the coding sequence ATGAACAGATTTGCATTATCGCTTGCTTGCGTTTTGTTTGCCTCTTCTGCGGCTGCTATGCCTGTATGTGGATCTGGCAAGCGCATCACTTGTGTCGTTGATGGTGATACTTTCTGGCTCGGTGGCGTGAAATATCGTCTGAAGGGCGTAGACGCACCGGAGACGCATGGAAAGTGCCGCAATGAACGTAGATTGGCCAAGAAGGCCACAAAGGCCCTGAGCGGCTTTCTAGGGCGTGGTGAGGCGCATTTGACCACCTACGGGCGCGGATATTATGGCCGTGTGTTGGTGACTGTCTCGATCGGTGGCGTGGATGCCGGAGAATGGCTCATTCAGAATCGCCTTGCTCGGCGCTGGCCGGACGGTGAAAAATGGTGGTGCCCATGA